The Selenomonas sp. AB3002 genome contains a region encoding:
- the dnaX gene encoding DNA polymerase III subunit gamma/tau gives MAYVALYRKWRPETFKDLVGQEHISRTLSNAITSGRIGHAYLFSGPRGTGKTSTAKIFARALNCEQGPTPDPCGECEPCRKIGDGSSMDVFEIDAASNRGIDEIRDLRETVNFAPVDGRYKVYIIDEVHMLTTEAFNALLKTLEEPPAHVVFILATTEAHKVPATIQSRCQRYDFRRITAKEIEARMAHIVASMDIEAEPEALSMIALQADGGLRDALSILDQCASLAEGTVTADRVRRILGLVGHDWIYKLTAALAGKKTQEVLEILAELLREGQDLKQILVELSLHLRSLMIYQAAGSLEQLDLYEEKQEALEEQAKFFPADRLMQMIGRLHEALTELKWSPQPRITVEVALLSLCREEGNGEAAAVQAVAAPADEARLAQLEAKLAQVTAALAKGAAAAAPVAAMPAPRPARPAQPRPTASSGEPVGALTADESGVQLWHGLLQELKARNKAPVLACLQQGRFVGMNQSQFVIAFGNSLMASLTARNYRALCEEILANLAGRALRLVARGEDAPLAPPPAPRPRKEPEVQIESPPRVEIPPEERPPALAKAMEVFGDNIVAVEEENS, from the coding sequence ATGGCTTATGTAGCTTTATATCGCAAGTGGAGACCGGAAACCTTCAAAGATCTGGTGGGGCAGGAGCATATCAGTCGTACTCTGTCCAACGCTATCACTTCCGGCCGCATTGGCCATGCCTATCTTTTCTCCGGCCCCCGGGGTACAGGCAAGACCAGTACCGCCAAGATTTTTGCCCGGGCTTTGAACTGCGAGCAAGGCCCTACGCCTGACCCTTGCGGTGAGTGTGAGCCTTGTCGGAAAATCGGCGATGGCTCCTCTATGGACGTCTTTGAAATCGATGCGGCTTCCAACCGTGGCATCGATGAAATCCGTGACTTGCGCGAGACGGTGAATTTCGCCCCGGTGGATGGCAGATACAAGGTCTACATCATAGACGAGGTGCACATGCTCACCACGGAGGCTTTCAATGCTCTCTTGAAGACCCTGGAGGAACCTCCTGCACATGTGGTCTTTATCCTGGCCACTACGGAAGCCCACAAGGTGCCGGCTACCATCCAGTCACGCTGCCAGCGCTATGATTTCCGGCGCATCACAGCGAAAGAAATCGAGGCGCGCATGGCTCACATTGTGGCGTCCATGGATATAGAGGCAGAGCCCGAAGCGCTGTCTATGATAGCTTTGCAGGCAGACGGCGGCCTGCGTGATGCCCTTTCCATTCTTGACCAGTGTGCTTCTCTGGCCGAGGGCACGGTGACGGCTGACAGGGTGCGGCGCATCCTGGGGCTGGTGGGCCATGACTGGATTTATAAGCTTACGGCGGCCCTGGCTGGCAAAAAGACCCAGGAAGTGCTGGAAATCCTGGCAGAGCTCTTGCGGGAGGGGCAGGACTTGAAGCAGATTCTGGTGGAACTTTCCCTGCATCTGCGTAGCCTGATGATCTATCAGGCGGCAGGCAGTTTGGAGCAGCTCGACCTTTATGAGGAAAAGCAGGAGGCTCTGGAGGAGCAGGCGAAGTTCTTCCCTGCGGACCGCTTGATGCAGATGATAGGGCGGCTGCATGAGGCTCTGACGGAATTGAAATGGTCACCACAGCCCCGCATTACGGTGGAGGTGGCGTTGCTTTCCCTGTGCCGTGAGGAGGGGAATGGAGAGGCTGCCGCCGTGCAGGCTGTGGCTGCTCCGGCAGATGAGGCCAGACTGGCCCAATTGGAGGCCAAACTGGCACAGGTCACGGCGGCCCTGGCCAAGGGAGCGGCAGCTGCTGCCCCGGTGGCGGCTATGCCTGCGCCCCGGCCTGCCCGTCCTGCACAGCCCCGTCCTACTGCTTCTTCGGGAGAGCCGGTGGGGGCGCTGACGGCAGATGAGTCTGGCGTGCAGCTTTGGCATGGCCTTTTGCAGGAACTTAAGGCCCGGAATAAGGCGCCTGTGCTGGCCTGCCTGCAGCAGGGACGTTTTGTGGGCATGAACCAGAGCCAGTTTGTCATAGCTTTCGGCAACAGCCTGATGGCTTCCCTGACTGCCCGCAACTACAGGGCTCTTTGCGAGGAGATACTGGCAAATCTGGCAGGAAGGGCCCTGCGTCTGGTGGCCAGAGGTGAAGATGCTCCCCTGGCACCGCCGCCTGCTCCCCGTCCAAGGAAGGAACCAGAGGTGCAGATAGAATCACCTCCCCGGGTGGAGATTCCGCCGGAGGAAAGGCCACCGGCTCTTGCGAAAGCCATGGAGGTTTTCGGGGATAATATCGTGGCTGTGGAAGAGGAAAACAGTTGA
- the deoC gene encoding deoxyribose-phosphate aldolase produces the protein MKAAEILARVDHTLLKQTATWAEIQRICEEAKTYHTATVMVPSCFIARIKETYGESVKAATVVGFPNGNCNTAAKIAETAQALADGAEEIDMVINVGALKAGETKYVTDEIKALKQLCGERVLKVIVETCFLTEEEKITACKCVTEGGADFIKTSTGFGTAGATLEDIRLFKEHIGEGVQMKAAGGIHTREEMEAFIEAGCTRLGASAAVKVLKDEI, from the coding sequence ATGAAAGCAGCAGAGATTTTGGCAAGGGTTGACCACACCCTTTTGAAGCAGACGGCAACTTGGGCAGAGATACAGCGTATTTGCGAGGAGGCAAAGACTTATCACACTGCTACGGTGATGGTGCCCTCCTGCTTCATCGCCCGCATCAAGGAAACCTACGGCGAGAGCGTGAAGGCAGCTACGGTGGTTGGATTCCCCAACGGCAACTGCAATACGGCGGCCAAGATAGCTGAGACTGCCCAGGCCCTGGCTGATGGCGCCGAGGAAATCGACATGGTCATCAATGTGGGAGCCCTCAAGGCCGGGGAGACAAAATACGTAACTGATGAAATCAAGGCCCTGAAGCAGCTCTGCGGCGAGCGGGTGCTGAAGGTCATTGTGGAGACCTGCTTCCTGACGGAAGAGGAAAAGATTACCGCTTGCAAGTGCGTCACCGAGGGCGGCGCGGACTTCATCAAGACTTCCACGGGTTTTGGCACTGCAGGAGCAACTCTGGAGGATATCAGGCTCTTTAAGGAGCATATCGGTGAGGGCGTGCAGATGAAGGCAGCCGGCGGCATCCATACCCGCGAGGAAATGGAAGCCTTTATCGAGGCAGGCTGCACCCGCCTGGGGGCCAGCGCTGCTGTGAAGGTGCTGAAAGACGAAATCTGA
- a CDS encoding HD-GYP domain-containing protein — protein sequence MIRLPIKKLKPGMIIAQSIYNRRGASYLVKGRPLTEEYIARLSKIGLPAVTVTSSDPRFQLPPPEDIVQENTRIHAIETIYNAFQSIEKEGSLDVAAIQSVTDTLVLDIIERRHNLVQLTDIRLHDTYTFAHSVNVAILSAMMGVLKGYNQKDLQLLTMGAMLHDVGKIDTPNDLLNKPGRLTDVEYDTIKQHPGNGALRIMEMQDKLPDASTLASIAAEHHEHIDGKGYPRGLRGGQINRYAKVVAVADVYDALTSVRPYKKAYPPNVAHNIMVRLNRGQFDPEVLDIFFNNVALYPVGTILQTVYGFAIVSEVQFGRTSTPTIIVFATLEGKLMKKPLTINLSNTEEKNDAIQLVILDNELRHFLHELNFDPTYYLMNQGS from the coding sequence ATGATACGCCTGCCCATAAAAAAACTGAAACCCGGCATGATTATCGCCCAAAGCATCTACAACAGGCGCGGCGCAAGCTACCTGGTGAAGGGCAGACCACTGACCGAGGAATATATTGCACGTCTTTCCAAAATCGGACTGCCTGCAGTAACCGTCACTTCCTCTGACCCGCGTTTCCAGCTGCCTCCCCCCGAAGACATCGTGCAGGAAAATACCCGCATTCATGCCATAGAGACCATTTACAACGCCTTTCAATCCATAGAAAAAGAAGGCAGCCTGGACGTGGCTGCCATACAATCCGTTACGGACACACTGGTCCTGGATATCATCGAACGGCGTCACAATCTGGTACAGCTCACGGATATCCGTCTCCATGACACTTACACCTTTGCCCACAGCGTCAACGTGGCCATCCTCTCGGCCATGATGGGAGTGCTGAAAGGCTACAACCAAAAGGATCTGCAGCTGCTGACCATGGGAGCCATGCTCCATGATGTGGGCAAGATTGATACCCCAAATGACCTCCTGAACAAGCCCGGACGACTGACAGATGTAGAATATGATACCATCAAGCAACATCCCGGCAACGGCGCCCTGCGCATCATGGAGATGCAGGACAAGCTGCCTGATGCCAGCACCCTGGCCTCAATCGCCGCCGAGCACCATGAGCATATAGACGGCAAAGGATACCCCAGAGGTCTCAGAGGCGGCCAGATAAACCGCTACGCCAAGGTGGTGGCCGTGGCAGATGTCTATGATGCCCTCACCAGCGTACGTCCCTATAAGAAAGCCTATCCCCCCAATGTGGCCCACAACATCATGGTGCGGCTGAACAGGGGGCAGTTCGACCCGGAAGTGCTTGATATTTTCTTCAATAACGTAGCCCTCTACCCCGTAGGCACTATTCTCCAAACCGTCTACGGCTTCGCCATAGTTTCTGAAGTCCAGTTTGGGCGTACCTCCACTCCCACCATCATCGTCTTTGCCACCCTTGAAGGCAAGCTCATGAAAAAGCCCTTGACCATCAATCTCAGCAATACTGAGGAAAAGAACGATGCTATCCAGCTGGTTATCCTCGATAACGAGTTGCGCCACTTCCTCCACGAGCTGAATTTCGATCCCACTTATTACCTTATGAACCAGGGAAGCTAA
- a CDS encoding response regulator — protein MDRKLKILITDDSKLLRKKLRTELEKLDCEVLEAVNGKESVEIVLQQMPDCVFLDIVMPEVGGIEALQVIKEVSPEIPVVMLSSAGSPQKLMTTLKMGAMEFIQKPYKSEQIQKVVETIRKKVGLDG, from the coding sequence TTGGATAGAAAACTCAAGATACTCATTACCGATGATTCAAAGCTCCTGCGCAAGAAGCTCCGCACGGAGTTGGAGAAGCTGGACTGTGAGGTGCTGGAGGCTGTCAACGGCAAAGAGTCGGTGGAGATAGTGCTGCAGCAGATGCCTGATTGTGTCTTTCTTGACATCGTCATGCCCGAGGTGGGAGGCATCGAGGCACTGCAGGTCATCAAGGAGGTGAGCCCGGAGATTCCCGTGGTCATGTTGTCCTCGGCAGGCTCTCCCCAGAAACTCATGACTACCCTCAAGATGGGAGCTATGGAATTCATCCAAAAACCATACAAGAGCGAGCAGATACAGAAGGTGGTGGAAACCATCCGGAAGAAGGTGGGCCTGGATGGCTGA
- a CDS encoding phosphopentomutase, whose protein sequence is MSKFKRAFIIVLDSYGIGQEPDAAEFGDGKCNTLASIVASPKYSTPNMEKLGLFNIDGVGCGKPVETPIGSFARLRELSRGKDTTTGHWEIAGIVSERPMPTYPDGFPADLIEKLEKAFGKKILCNKPYSGTAVINDYGREQEETGGLIVYTSADSVFQIAANEADVPVDELYGYCRTAREILQGEHGVGRVIARPYVGEYPNYQRTSRRHDFSLDPTGDTMMDALQRKGLDTIGVGKISDIFAGRSISRSLGINKDNVDGMEKTLKVMDEDFEGLCFVNLVDFDMAYGHRRDVDGYAEAATVFDRQLGEFMAKMREDDVLMITADHGCDPGAPGTDHTREYVPLLIYGEHIKAGVNLGTYPTFAMIGATISDMFGADLKTKGESILARIVK, encoded by the coding sequence TTGAGCAAGTTCAAGCGTGCTTTTATCATTGTGCTGGACAGCTACGGCATTGGCCAGGAGCCTGATGCAGCGGAGTTCGGAGACGGGAAGTGCAACACCCTGGCTTCCATCGTGGCTTCGCCCAAATACTCCACGCCCAATATGGAAAAGCTGGGCCTCTTCAATATTGACGGGGTGGGCTGCGGCAAGCCTGTGGAGACGCCCATTGGCAGCTTTGCCCGCCTGCGTGAGCTTTCCCGTGGCAAGGACACCACTACGGGCCATTGGGAAATTGCAGGCATTGTGTCCGAGCGTCCCATGCCCACTTACCCGGATGGTTTCCCGGCTGACTTGATTGAGAAGCTGGAGAAGGCCTTTGGCAAGAAAATCCTCTGCAACAAGCCCTACTCCGGTACGGCCGTCATCAATGATTATGGCCGGGAGCAGGAGGAGACCGGCGGCCTCATTGTCTACACCTCAGCTGACAGCGTGTTCCAGATTGCTGCCAACGAGGCAGATGTACCGGTGGATGAGCTTTATGGCTACTGCAGGACCGCTCGTGAGATCCTGCAGGGAGAGCATGGGGTAGGCCGGGTCATTGCCCGCCCTTATGTGGGTGAGTACCCCAACTACCAGCGCACCTCCCGCCGTCATGACTTCTCCCTGGATCCCACGGGGGACACCATGATGGACGCTTTGCAGCGCAAGGGCCTCGATACTATCGGCGTGGGCAAGATTTCCGATATCTTTGCAGGCCGCAGCATCAGCCGCAGCCTGGGCATCAACAAGGACAACGTGGATGGCATGGAAAAGACTCTGAAGGTCATGGACGAGGACTTCGAGGGCCTGTGCTTCGTGAACTTGGTGGACTTTGATATGGCTTATGGCCATCGTCGTGATGTGGACGGCTATGCTGAAGCGGCTACGGTATTTGACCGCCAGCTGGGCGAGTTTATGGCCAAGATGCGTGAGGACGATGTGCTCATGATTACCGCTGACCACGGCTGCGACCCCGGGGCTCCCGGCACTGACCACACCCGTGAGTATGTGCCCCTGCTGATTTACGGCGAGCACATCAAGGCTGGCGTGAACCTGGGCACCTATCCCACCTTTGCCATGATTGGCGCCACCATTTCCGATATGTTCGGGGCAGACCTTAAGACCAAGGGCGAGAGCATTTTGGCCAGAATCGTGAAGTAA
- a CDS encoding nucleoside transporter C-terminal domain-containing protein — translation MYFAINVLGVLVFLAVGVLLSKKRNRINWRGVGVLLLLNLFIAWFLTSFSIGREIVSGAAAAFVWLVSVAYDGIAFAFPDWVNVPQMNFFTSALLPILLVVPMFDILTYIGVLPFIIKWIGKGLAVLTHQPKFESFFAIEMMFLGNTEALAVSSLQLKRMKADRCLTLAMMSMSCITAAMVGIYTKMMPAEFILTAIPLNVINALIVTNILHPVKISEEEDTVAQVTDGGQGREPFFSFLGNSILGAGRLILIICANVIAFVALAALIDKVLMLIHPEFTLENTLGIIMFPFAWLMGLDVSEAFKLAQYMGTKLITNEFVVMLNVQDIMGEFSPHMQAVLTTFITSFANFGTLGMIIGCFKGMVDDSKNELISRNVAYMMLSGILVSLLTAGITGLFIW, via the coding sequence ATGTATTTTGCCATCAACGTGCTGGGCGTACTGGTCTTTCTGGCTGTGGGCGTCCTGCTTTCCAAGAAGCGCAACCGCATCAACTGGCGGGGTGTGGGAGTCTTGCTTCTGCTGAATCTCTTCATTGCCTGGTTCCTCACCTCCTTCTCCATCGGACGTGAGATTGTCAGCGGTGCGGCGGCGGCCTTCGTGTGGCTGGTGAGCGTGGCTTATGACGGCATTGCCTTTGCCTTTCCGGACTGGGTGAATGTGCCGCAGATGAACTTCTTCACCTCCGCTCTGCTGCCTATTCTGCTGGTAGTGCCCATGTTCGATATCCTCACCTATATCGGCGTGCTGCCCTTCATCATCAAGTGGATCGGCAAGGGGCTGGCAGTGCTCACCCATCAGCCGAAGTTCGAGTCCTTCTTTGCCATTGAGATGATGTTCCTGGGCAACACCGAGGCTCTGGCCGTGTCCAGCCTGCAGCTCAAGCGCATGAAGGCTGACCGCTGTCTGACATTGGCCATGATGTCCATGAGCTGCATCACTGCTGCCATGGTGGGCATCTACACCAAGATGATGCCCGCAGAGTTCATCCTCACCGCTATTCCTCTGAACGTGATCAATGCCCTGATTGTCACCAATATCCTGCACCCCGTGAAGATCTCCGAGGAAGAAGACACGGTGGCACAGGTTACAGACGGCGGACAGGGCAGGGAGCCCTTCTTCTCTTTCCTGGGCAACTCCATCCTGGGGGCAGGCAGGCTGATTCTCATCATCTGCGCCAACGTCATCGCCTTTGTGGCCCTGGCTGCTCTCATTGACAAGGTACTGATGCTCATTCACCCCGAGTTCACTTTGGAAAATACTTTGGGCATCATCATGTTCCCCTTTGCCTGGCTCATGGGCCTGGATGTGTCCGAGGCCTTCAAGCTGGCCCAGTACATGGGCACCAAGCTCATCACCAACGAGTTCGTGGTCATGCTGAATGTGCAGGATATCATGGGCGAGTTCAGCCCCCACATGCAGGCCGTGCTCACTACTTTCATCACCAGCTTTGCCAACTTCGGCACCTTGGGCATGATCATCGGCTGCTTCAAGGGCATGGTGGATGACAGCAAGAATGAGCTCATTTCCCGCAATGTGGCTTACATGATGCTTTCCGGCATCCTGGTGTCGCTGCTTACCGCAGGCATTACCGGTCTTTTCATCTGGTAA
- a CDS encoding YbaB/EbfC family nucleoid-associated protein, whose translation MFGGMGNMGNMAGMMKKVQKMQNDMKKMQEELKRKTVEVTAGGGAVKIVMDGEKRVQALTISPAAVDPEDVEMLQDLISAAFNESVKKVDDMMASEMQKMTAGLGLPPGLF comes from the coding sequence ATGTTTGGTGGCATGGGCAATATGGGCAATATGGCCGGTATGATGAAGAAAGTCCAGAAGATGCAGAACGACATGAAGAAGATGCAGGAGGAATTGAAGCGCAAGACTGTGGAAGTGACTGCTGGCGGCGGTGCCGTGAAGATTGTCATGGACGGCGAGAAGCGCGTGCAGGCGCTTACCATTTCTCCGGCAGCTGTAGATCCGGAGGATGTGGAGATGCTGCAGGATCTCATCTCTGCTGCCTTCAATGAGTCTGTGAAAAAGGTTGATGACATGATGGCCTCAGAAATGCAGAAGATGACGGCTGGTCTTGGCCTGCCCCCGGGGTTGTTCTAA
- the recR gene encoding recombination mediator RecR, whose product MEHIAPLAKLIEHFRALPGIGAKTAVRLAYHVLDMDAGEARALAGAIIEAKEKIGFCNTCFNLSDRNPCAICASAERDHSVICVVEQPQDVAAMERMRDYKGLYHVLHGALSPLEGVGPGDIRIKELLGRLEDESVKEIIMATNPNVEGEATAMYLARLLKPMGIKVTRIAHGLPVGGDLEYADEVTLSKAMENRREI is encoded by the coding sequence GTGGAGCACATTGCACCCCTTGCAAAACTCATAGAGCATTTTCGCGCACTGCCGGGCATTGGTGCCAAAACGGCAGTGCGCCTTGCTTATCATGTACTGGATATGGATGCGGGAGAGGCAAGGGCACTGGCGGGGGCTATCATCGAGGCCAAGGAAAAGATAGGCTTCTGCAATACCTGCTTCAACCTAAGTGACCGCAATCCCTGTGCTATCTGTGCTTCTGCCGAGCGTGATCACTCTGTCATCTGCGTGGTGGAGCAGCCCCAGGATGTGGCAGCCATGGAGCGCATGAGAGATTACAAGGGGCTTTACCATGTGCTGCACGGAGCCCTTTCTCCTTTGGAAGGGGTTGGGCCCGGCGATATACGCATCAAGGAACTTCTGGGGCGTCTGGAAGATGAGTCTGTCAAGGAAATCATCATGGCCACCAATCCCAATGTAGAGGGAGAGGCTACTGCCATGTATCTGGCCAGGCTCTTAAAGCCCATGGGCATCAAGGTCACCCGCATAGCTCACGGGCTGCCTGTAGGGGGAGATTTGGAGTATGCTGATGAGGTAACCTTGTCCAAGGCCATGGAAAATCGGAGGGAAATCTGA
- a CDS encoding pyrimidine-nucleoside phosphorylase, producing the protein MRMYDLITKKKHGEALTNEEIKFMVEGYVKGEIPDYQMSSMLMAIWFKGMNDEEITELTMNMAKSGDMIDLSAIEGLKVDKHSTGGVGDKTTLVVSPIVAACGGKVAKMSGRGLGHTGGTVDKLEAIPGYRTTLDRKEFFDTVNKCGMSLIGQSGNLAPADKKLYALRDVTATVDSIPLIASSIMSKKLAAGSDCILLDVKTGSGAFMKTLDDSIKLAQTMVAIGEGAGRRTMALITDMDTPLGYGIGNSLEVMESMDVLKGKGPKDLTEVCLQLAANMLYLIGVHDDLDECRKAAEKVIEDGSAFEAFCTMVKEQGGDDSVLRDYTKFAQAPYTQEVLADKDGFVTRMNAEEVGVTSVVLGAGRETKESDIDFSAGLVIHKKPGDEVKKGESLVTLYTSKKEALAEAERMYREAVIIGSEKPAVEPLVYARVEKDKVEKY; encoded by the coding sequence ATGAGAATGTATGACCTGATTACCAAGAAGAAACACGGTGAGGCACTCACCAATGAAGAGATAAAGTTCATGGTGGAGGGATATGTGAAAGGAGAGATTCCCGACTATCAGATGTCTTCCATGTTGATGGCTATTTGGTTCAAGGGCATGAATGATGAGGAAATCACCGAGCTCACTATGAACATGGCCAAGTCCGGGGACATGATTGACCTGTCTGCCATTGAGGGCCTGAAGGTGGACAAGCACTCCACTGGCGGCGTGGGGGACAAGACTACTTTGGTGGTATCTCCTATCGTAGCTGCCTGCGGCGGCAAGGTGGCCAAGATGAGCGGCCGCGGCCTGGGTCATACCGGAGGCACGGTGGACAAGCTGGAAGCTATCCCGGGCTACCGTACCACCCTTGACCGCAAGGAATTCTTTGATACTGTGAATAAGTGCGGCATGAGCCTCATCGGCCAGTCGGGCAATCTTGCGCCTGCTGACAAGAAGCTCTATGCCCTGCGTGATGTGACGGCTACCGTGGACAGCATTCCCCTCATCGCTTCCTCCATCATGAGCAAGAAGCTGGCTGCAGGCTCTGACTGCATCCTGCTGGATGTGAAGACCGGCAGCGGTGCCTTCATGAAGACCCTGGATGATTCCATCAAGCTGGCTCAGACTATGGTGGCTATCGGCGAGGGTGCCGGCCGCCGCACCATGGCTCTCATTACAGATATGGATACTCCCCTGGGCTACGGCATCGGCAACAGCCTGGAGGTCATGGAGTCCATGGACGTGCTGAAGGGCAAGGGGCCCAAGGACCTCACGGAAGTCTGCCTGCAGCTGGCTGCCAATATGCTCTACCTCATTGGTGTGCATGATGATCTGGATGAGTGCCGCAAGGCTGCTGAGAAGGTCATTGAGGATGGCAGCGCCTTCGAGGCTTTCTGCACCATGGTCAAAGAGCAGGGGGGCGATGACAGCGTGCTCCGTGACTACACGAAATTTGCCCAGGCTCCCTACACTCAGGAAGTGCTGGCTGACAAGGATGGCTTCGTGACCAGGATGAACGCTGAGGAAGTGGGCGTGACCTCCGTGGTGCTGGGGGCAGGCCGCGAGACCAAGGAAAGCGACATTGACTTCTCCGCAGGCCTTGTGATCCACAAGAAGCCCGGCGATGAGGTGAAGAAGGGCGAGAGCCTGGTAACCCTCTATACTTCAAAGAAGGAAGCTCTGGCAGAAGCTGAGCGCATGTACCGCGAGGCCGTGATTATCGGCAGCGAGAAGCCTGCTGTGGAGCCCCTGGTTTATGCCCGTGTTGAGAAAGATAAAGTGGAGAAATACTGA
- a CDS encoding cytidine deaminase, which yields MTDEELIEVAKKYREFSYSPYSKFKVGAAVLTKSGKVFGGCNIENSSYPVTNCAERTAIFKAVSEGEREIEAIALIADTEGPCSPCGACRQVMGEFKINRIIMANLKGDKKVVTLEEVLPFAFSEKDL from the coding sequence ATGACAGATGAAGAACTGATTGAAGTTGCCAAGAAATACAGGGAGTTTTCCTATAGCCCGTACTCCAAGTTCAAGGTGGGGGCGGCAGTGCTCACGAAATCCGGCAAGGTTTTCGGCGGGTGCAACATAGAGAATTCCTCCTATCCCGTCACCAACTGTGCCGAGCGCACGGCTATCTTCAAAGCTGTGTCCGAGGGGGAGAGGGAGATTGAAGCCATCGCCCTCATAGCTGACACGGAAGGTCCCTGCTCCCCCTGCGGTGCCTGCCGCCAAGTCATGGGAGAGTTCAAGATAAACAGGATTATCATGGCTAATCTCAAGGGAGACAAGAAGGTTGTGACCCTGGAAGAGGTCCTGCCCTTTGCCTTTTCTGAGAAGGATCTGTAA
- a CDS encoding LCP family protein, whose amino-acid sequence MRKKRKVKRDYTRVKWLGAVALLVMLVAVALLRGGISPGASPGEVSRPDDVKYVMIMGVDRRADDVGRSDTLMVAAVDVDSSKAALLSIPRDTRVAIEGNGFDKINHAYAFGGHKLTQQTVENLLGVKMDHYILIDTKSFERIIDAIGGVDLNVEKRMYYEDPWDDNGGLVIDLYPGEQHLDGDRAIQYVRYRDGEGDIGRVGRQQKFMKAVLAKVISTEMLPRLPKLAEEIRTAVETDMSVTELLEFAGLMEQVHKNGLQAQMVPGQPAFLQDISYWIPDITDVRAILPQALGLELGTEAQQADQEAEDKYLAELPKGIKLGEKQDGQSSAGTEEKPEPQEPMKPSEIKVLVINDSGINGAGAEAAEILQRKGFVISSVETGKTSSREQTSITTSARNTDVFYGMPFPCIIMDGGSSNQAVLRIGLDYKTR is encoded by the coding sequence ATGCGAAAGAAACGCAAAGTAAAGCGTGATTATACCAGGGTGAAATGGCTGGGAGCCGTTGCCCTGCTGGTGATGTTGGTGGCTGTCGCCCTTTTGCGCGGCGGCATAAGTCCCGGAGCATCTCCAGGGGAGGTCAGCCGTCCTGACGATGTGAAGTACGTGATGATCATGGGAGTTGACCGCCGGGCAGATGATGTGGGCCGCAGCGACACCCTGATGGTGGCTGCTGTGGATGTGGACAGCAGCAAGGCAGCCCTTCTGTCCATTCCCCGTGATACCAGGGTGGCCATTGAGGGAAATGGCTTTGACAAGATAAACCATGCCTATGCCTTTGGGGGGCACAAACTCACCCAGCAGACAGTGGAAAATCTGTTGGGGGTCAAGATGGATCACTATATCCTCATTGACACCAAATCCTTTGAGCGCATCATTGACGCCATCGGCGGCGTAGACCTGAATGTGGAAAAGCGCATGTATTACGAGGACCCCTGGGATGATAACGGGGGGCTGGTCATTGACCTTTATCCTGGTGAGCAGCATTTGGACGGGGACAGGGCCATCCAGTATGTGCGCTATCGCGACGGCGAGGGTGACATTGGCCGGGTGGGCCGTCAGCAGAAGTTCATGAAGGCGGTGCTGGCCAAGGTCATTTCTACAGAGATGCTGCCCCGCCTGCCCAAGCTGGCAGAGGAAATCCGCACGGCTGTGGAGACGGATATGAGCGTCACGGAACTGCTGGAATTTGCAGGGCTGATGGAGCAGGTACACAAGAACGGCCTGCAAGCCCAGATGGTGCCGGGACAGCCTGCTTTCCTGCAGGATATCAGCTACTGGATTCCCGATATTACTGATGTGCGTGCCATTCTGCCTCAGGCTTTGGGCTTGGAACTGGGCACGGAAGCGCAGCAGGCAGACCAGGAGGCTGAGGACAAGTACCTGGCTGAACTGCCCAAGGGAATCAAGCTGGGAGAGAAGCAGGATGGCCAGTCTTCGGCCGGCACTGAGGAGAAGCCTGAGCCTCAGGAACCCATGAAGCCCTCGGAAATCAAGGTGCTGGTGATAAATGACAGCGGCATCAACGGGGCTGGCGCGGAGGCAGCAGAAATCCTCCAGCGCAAGGGTTTTGTGATTTCCAGCGTGGAGACTGGCAAGACCAGTTCCCGTGAGCAGACCAGCATCACAACCTCTGCCCGCAACACCGATGTGTTCTACGGTATGCCCTTCCCCTGCATCATCATGGATGGGGGCAGCAGCAATCAGGCGGTGCTGCGCATAGGGCTTGATTACAAGACAAGGTAA
- a CDS encoding pro-sigmaK processing inhibitor BofA family protein, whose protein sequence is MELIVAFAVGIIVLALIAKVITLPLQVVWKLITNSIAGAIILWVVNLFGAGVEISILNALIAGIFGVPGVIVVLLLKYMG, encoded by the coding sequence TTGGAACTTATTGTAGCTTTTGCTGTGGGCATCATCGTACTGGCGCTGATAGCAAAGGTTATCACACTGCCTTTGCAAGTAGTATGGAAACTGATCACCAATAGCATTGCAGGCGCTATTATCCTCTGGGTGGTAAACCTCTTTGGGGCAGGCGTAGAGATAAGCATTCTGAATGCCCTGATAGCAGGCATTTTCGGCGTGCCGGGCGTGATTGTAGTGCTTTTGCTCAAGTATATGGGATAA